The Phlebotomus papatasi isolate M1 chromosome 3, Ppap_2.1, whole genome shotgun sequence genomic sequence TGATCATTGTAGAGTCtcgcattttatttatttaaatgaaaaagcaGCATTCACACACGAATTGTCAGACATacaatgttaattttctttttgtatctCGACAGTTCACTGGACAGATTAAATGTCATCGAGAGAAATTGCCGCATTATTCCATCAAGTCCCACGATGACCAAGAAGAAATGTTCAAACTTGTTTGTATAATTCCTTAATAATAGTTAATgtatttcacacaaaatgtGGCTCGCAAACCTGAAGTTAATATGAGTTATACATCGGTGAGTATATAATATATACTCAGAAAAGTTTGTGGTAAAATTTGATATGGGGTATGTATGGGGCActtctttcaaaatatgttcaaAATATGCAcatagattttataaaatttggcatagggtcggaggaacgtctgttcgacagggaacccctactgacacttttgtcaaaatgttgaaaattatttaatgtatctacactgagaaaaaaagagggtgcaattagctttttttcctcataactttaacactttttaggtgtaaaaatatatcaacattttttaatgttaattttacacttctttaagggtaaaattaacatgaaaaaggttaactttaaccccaatacacctaaaaatggtaatatttacaccgatttcggatcgatactgcagggtaaaataaacatttccggaatgttattttaactttttcggatttctctcagtgtagtaaaaTATATAAGTAaattaacgttttttctgtaatataccttttactataaacaaagatgttcaaatttcgtatcccaaatggtacaaagtagggtgtcagtcaataggtgctgacacgagttcttaaagtatcaatagacgttcctttcaccctacttatGATCAAGAATGGTACATTTTGCTTCTATTTGAAGCCTGTATTTCAGATTAACATGACGTACTactatcaaattttcatttgcaaTTGTAGTGCAAATGAAAAATCATAACGACTGAGCCACGTTAGTTGAAAGCTAAGGAAACACGCATGGTTTCAAGCATGGTACATCCAGTTTCATTACTACGATCTATAGACTCTTATTTGGTTAAGGCACATATAACTCTTATCCGTGGTGAACGACAAAATGAGCCTCCATATGTCGGACATCCTACGCCATTAGAAGAAGTGCTACTGTCGCCGTTTACTAAATTCACTGACAGGCTTCGATTAGGGATTCCGATTTCACGCAGAACATTAAAATTAGGCTCAAGGAAAACGGATATACATTATCCAAAatgtgaaccgcctaaaaacaatagaTAACCAACTGGTAAaactaataaaaagaaaaaaacattacgAAAAATCAttcgcaaatgtttgtgaattcctactgaggacttgcgaaaaactcgtaaatcgtatagggtaaatgtcctaattcaaaaccatttccagacgctttaactttgacagaaaattcaatacattaagttcatatttttcctgaagaaaattacataaatttgctccttgactcttctagaatgttactgtttagtgaaaattcttttgatataatttgaaaacttcttaaatacaagaaaaatacgcgagtgtaacatgctactattggaaacatattaatccaaatggagacaagggaaagtttctaattggagacaaacagtgtaagtgaaaccgcgacgaaaggctccCATAACCTtgctgagttgctcttgagtgcaggatttgttcttattcctggtcttttctcctttcccatctaaaacaataagaaaatctctccaaaaaaatcatatttccggggtttcctattgaagtatttgcagacacttcagaaaaaccctttttgttcacgaaataggttattttatttgaaaacttcacataccgttaacaataaaaattagaacttaatttaactaaaatttgccagaaatatgacataaatgttaaacaaaatgaataaacaacagtcacctcattgtgtttttcattggaaaacatggtcgatcgatgaaaaattcgatgatgaaaaggtatacttttaatttttcttagaaattaacaaatcaaaacttgtgaatatgaatggattttcactctatttggagcaaaattaactaaataatgaaactgtggtatagaaaataaatattatagtaatttagtactgtatttatcatgaaaacaatgacgtttccatttgaaatagcgaaaaatttccatttggagcaggttttgaattagcttaatttaaacCCACAAAAACAGTTTCTACTCTTTTCagaaacattgtttgtaatatgatcacttgatgagcatttcTTGTGCCTTTACAAACATGTTTTTATACAGTTTAATCTGTCTAGCAAAATTTTACgagcaaatgacaaaattttacgaacatttatgaacaaatatacaaaatatttctttgtgtgtgataaatattttattttatgcattctACTATTTAAGACGTATCCTGGATTATTAGAGTGTTAGAGGGTagttattaggggaaactggggcaccaccaaacacggggtagcaccaaacactaatctttatttctaaactacttggactatctcgaccatttcttcaatggacaagcatatagggcctataaattcctataggccttgtcctcaaaagttgaatatctgattaaaaaatcgaagTGATTTCGAAAATGCACATGGGCCTGAATCAATTAGTACTCTCTGTAACTTCTGTAACTTGATCAGTCCTTCTTCCGGAATCCTTCAGTGACAATTTGCCCTTGTTAGTAACTCATCCAGTGAAAAGTTCTCTTTGGAAACTTCTTGCACCGTACAGAGAAATAAATGGTAGTTTTTTGCTGATATTCTTCTACCACGAACGTATACTCTAAATTATTTTCGCCCCTAAGGGAAACGCGGATTACTTCTCACAGTTGGAAGTGGCTGGAAATTACCTGCTCGCCGTTGAGATTTTTTCGATTATACACAATTCATGGGGTTCGTTAATTATATAGTTCcgtcaaagtttttttttctcgtctTACCTCCAACCTCACTATAGTACCCCCGTCAGTCACCTTTACCCTCTCATCCATTTCCATGGTTCAATACCATGGCATAACTTTTTCTTTTCGTCTCTTTGCCTCATCCATTGAAACAGATAAAATTGTTTGGTGGAGCAAAAACACAATCTTTTGCTGGGAGAAAATAATTCATTGGGATATTCTTCCAGGGAGATAATGAATCACGAAAGATTCATTTTCGATTCAGGGGGTTCCTTTATTATCCCAAACCATGTGGTTTGCACAACTCCGGTGGAAATTCTGTTCAATCTTGGCCAAATTACTTTCTGGGATGGATGAGACAAAAGCCATGGTTTCTTCACACCATGAATTGCGAGGAGAGAACCTGAGGAATTTTGTACCATTTCTGTGGAATCATCATTTCACTATTAACACACACACCTTCAATTTCAGATGTGAGAATGAATTTTCCATTCTATTGGATCTCTCTTGTCGCCACTATTTTTACAGCTTTCCAAAGACTCACCATCATGTTGGAATTTCTTTCACATGACTCTTGGGTAATCTGAGATAATGAAATTATCGAGGAATAAACTTCCCATAAATACAACAATCACGACCTCTTCAGCTTTGATTGGTGATGGGTCATTTTTCAAGTCGCAGATATTGTAATTGGACCCCACGTCTGGCATCAGTGTTGAAAATATCACTTTTGTTCAATATCTTCTACATCAAGGTTTTGGAAATCCAACAAACTTACATGAAAGTTATCTGTATCAATATCATTTTACCGTGTTTCTTCTGAAGTGCATATGCAGAACTTTAAGCTTCTGGTCATATCAAGAGGGTGTTAGTAGCACCATGTGTGTAAATTGCAaatacagaaatcttaaaggcAAATGCATATTGCAGAGTACAATGAAGATGCTATGTTCACATGTCCTCCAACTGCCCTGGCCCCTAGCCAAGATGATATTCATATTTGTCGAAAGCCATAGGATATCTCTTCCTGTGCTATCTTCCGTTTGTGGTTTCATTTGTTGTGGCTTGATACCAGGGCATTGCAGGAGAAAACAATTTGGGGGCACAGCCACACCACATATGTACAGTATTCATCAGGATCCACAATTAGATATAACCCCACGTTTCATTTCACCCCTTAAGAGCCATCATGtacaaaattgaacaaaatacaTAGGTAGGTTTGATTTTACCACATATACGCAATTTACATGGACCTGGTAGACATTATTTAAAGACCAACTTTAAACTCTCTGAATTGATTGATCAATCATTGATCGACGCAAAGGGCTAGATATGGTATTACTTTTTAGAAGAGACACATTTAGTTTTCTTCAATCTAAAAGGATTTTCATTAAATCCTTGGAATAATATAGACAGTATATGAAAAATTGGGACAGGTACTGCAACTTTTTACTTAGACATTAAGACTTCAGAGGGCATCCATCATTTGTGTTCGCATTCGCACTCCATTATTTGAACAATTGCTGTGTGCTCACACTACAGAATATTTCGCTTTAATTAATTgattatcccaaaattttacatttttgaaagTTATGAACCCTTGAAATTGCCCCAACATCTCCTATGAATTTTGAaatctaaaataattattttttatctattttataatttaataatagaggatttattttattcaagctCGCAACTACAAAAATAACAACTTTTAAAGAATATTctcagaaatatttattcaaaaactcattcaaaaacttattcaaaaatattagaaaaaaatttctttgtcacaattttttttaagaagaagtacgcacctagagaagatatttctttgttccaatattttttctttacggTTTTGTAACGAAATATAGTGACAATTgtattaaagttttcttttagaaccgttttgatacggtggaatatctacaaatttgagGCAATTTCGTTTTATACGAATTTGTTTCTAAAAGTTGGAACCAAACATATACCTTTTTTTCATTGTTGGGAACAAATTTAGGTAATTTAAATGATTTCGTCCGTTTCGTCTAacaggcctatacttcagtcgatatggatttcggtggcgaatgttcataaggaacatctaataaaaatcaacttaacaGTGTTTTATAAAGACGCATGCATTACTAAATCATACGCGGGTACTGACTGGCAGCAGCAGGGGAAGGGTATTCCGGGAATCTCAAATTAAAAAAgggaaataataaaaacattgtaacttgaaaaatgccacaaatttggcgtcctcttcgctTTGATCGATTGTGGCTttcggaacaaattcgttacttattgagtatctttttgtttctcctagaaagtacaaatttgttccaaaaatttttggtgTCCATAGACGAGCTACGTTTTGGAATAACTTCTTTCGGATATtaggtatctttttgagtctcgtgaAAGgcaaaatttgttccaaaaattttggtgttcgtggacgagctaagttttggaacaaatatgtgccgaaatgtTTCTACCCTGtaggaggtggggctactttgagctgtgggctacattgatatacgatattttcacatatttctaaatgaaagtggtcgtttcaaatatttgattaagatccacaattgttttctCTATGCAAATTAGATTAATTTAAACCCCAGTTTCCAtaagaaatatgcgaaaaaattgtataacaatgtaaccccacagctcaaagtagccccacctgcccctaatgtaatttagatagacaaaataattgaggatctaaattaaattatggataGGTCCaactttctttagaaatatgcgaaaaaatagcgttttcaatgtagccccagctCAATGTAGTCCACCTCaccctattaaaaaattaaagttaacaCCAAATAGCAGATAGAAGACTTTTGTGTAAGTTATCAGCCCCTGAAATCTTGTTGATTGGATCTCTTGGTCACAAACAATGTGTTCATCAACTATGCCAGTGGAAAGAAACTTGACCACAACTTGTGGTTAGAGTATATTCCTGTTTGTTACCAAAATATTTGTGATCTTTCTTCCCTcgaaaaaagaaacataacaTTGTAATTATATCATCGAACTGGTGGACAACAAAAAAGTGCTCAAGAGAGGGGTGTACGGGTCATgaatattctaaattaatatctTTCACGTGCCGCATATATTTGCTCCCAAAAAAATAAACACGAATCTACTTTcatacaattttcagaaaagttcTATGGCGAGAATTGAGGTAAAAGATGACAGTTGATTTCATGCAATTAAGTATATTTTCCAATTACTGTAATTATGCTGACTTTTGTACAAATAGTTTCAATGTCCTCTGCACGTTACATTGGATGGATCGCTAGATTAAGCGGCCAAGAGACAATAGAGTGAATAAAACTTTGTCCATCAACATGATAAATGGTAATGCGACATGaaagagaaatatttctttttcttttcaaaagacCAAAATAGGatatataaaaaagaaagaCTCAAAACAGGAGAGATGAAGGGAGAAATAATTCAACCAGTTAAGTGGAGTCTCTATCCTTGGAGTGCCAAAGGAGGAAAACCTAAAGAGGGTATCCTCTTCGATGTGCGTAAATGCCTGGGAAAATAGAGCCCAGTATAAGAGATGGTGTATTGGCAAAATGAAGAgggaataatttaaaattccatTCACATTTTCCAATTATGCTTTATCCGTTCATAACTCACAGCAGCTGCCCATATGCCGAATAAATGCCAAAGTTAACGAATCGATTGCTTTTAGCATTACAAGAACTCCCCAGTGAACTCTCTCCTCTCTCCCTTTCTGCTATTTTTCCCTGGTGTGCATATAAATTTCCTTGGTAAATTTTAATCCCTGGAACCTCTCCCTTATAGATCCCATAAAACATGGAATTTCAAGGTATAATTGGAGCCTCTAGCTCTATATACAAATAAATATAGTGTAATTGTGATACTGGCTCCCGACTTGATGAACATTATTGTCTCGTAGTCGAGGTATCTGAGGTCTTTTTAGACAAGTTATACTAAATTGTAGTTacgaataaattatctaaaccCAATTGTTTCACTGCTAATGACTTATATAATTGTAATTTACCATAATTATTACTGTAGTCATAAATCCATGAATATTTTAGACCGGTAATATACTTAGCACTCTAGAAAaggttttcgaaaatttaaattattaggaTACAAACAATTTACTGAAATTAAAATGTAACAATAATAGCACAGACACCAAAGTGTAATGAACACGTAACACTATAAAATATATAACTATATTGAAATACAAGTGATAAGAatttaataaacaataaatGCTAGGAATTTAGTCTTGCTTTTTGTTGCTTGAGTTCTACTACAAAagtataaattcattttttttcttaatttacgcattttcgaCGTTCTATAGTTAAAGAACTAATTATTTGACACATTATGAATCAAAGAATTGAAAAAGAGATACATGCTTGGTGTTTTATGAGATCCCTCTCATAGAACGTCTCAAGAATATGACTTTCAATTTCCGccacttctcttttttttctgtaaatctttatttttaatgatATCTTGAAAATGCATCATACGATCTTGTTAATTTTTGGTTACGTTTGCAGATTATCTTCGCCCATATCTCGGGTGACATAAAGTAAAGAATTACTCGGGATTGTCCCATTTTCATGCTTTTGAGTTGGTAGTTAATTGTTCTAcaaaactacacagtaaaaaatcgtgtaaaaaaaaataacgtgtaatttccaaattaccactaaaaaaattgtaaattttgatttttaccactattaaaatggtaaattttgtgtaaaaaaaaattcgtgtaAAACTTTTCCGCgtgtaatttaaaaatgtaatttttaccaTTATTTAAGTATAATAGTGTCACtaaaaaagtggaaaatattACACAGCGTGTAATAATTTGAAACATgtaatgaaaatgtgtaaaaatggCAGCCATTTTCTTTTTTGGATGCAGAGAGCAGGGAGCGTACAGAAATAGGTGAgtacaatttttgatttttcttcccTTTTTCGATGATAATGTTATCAATATTTGGCAAATATCTCTAGATACCATTAATATGTCTTCAAGAAATGCTGAATTTCAAGAAACATATGATGTGGAAACcgataaaaaccaaaaataagaATTGCCATAACCTAATTTTGCTTCTTGTTTCTTTTGGCAATTTTCTTCAGTTCCTTTGTCTTTAGGGCATTTCCTGTACTCTGAGGGCCTCTATGCCAATCCCTGTAGCCATCTCTAAAAGATTTTATAAGattccaaaataattttgacaaaaaaatcccGTTCAAAAAGTCAGTCTGCTAACTCGCGTCTATTTGATTCTCATGATCATATTACTTGATTTACTTGTACATGGGGCGCTCCTCGGTCTTCAGAGGCCCTAATATGCAACCCTCAACGTGATCCTCTGAAAATTCAGGAAGATTTCGAAGTAACcttgtgtaaaattttcatatttgtttCGCAAGTGCAAATCTTTAGACGCGTGGATGTTTCACTCCCGGAATGTGCGAATACTCTTCAGTGTCTGGCCCATGGGGCGCTCCTCGGTCTTCAGAGGCCCTAATATTCAACCCTCAACGTGATCCTCTGAAAATTCAGGAAGATTTCGAAGTAACcttgtgtaaaattttcatatttgtttCGCAAGTGCAAATCTTTAGACGCGTGGATGTTTCACTCCCGGAATGTGCGAATACTCTTCAGTGTCTGGCCCATGGGGCGCTTCTCGGTCTTCAGAGGCCCTAATATTCAACCCTCAACGTGATCCTCTAAAGATTCAGGAAGATTTCAAAGTAACcttgtgtaaaattttcatatttgtttCGCAAGTGCAAATCTTTAGACGCGTGGATGTTTCACTCCCGGAATGTGCGAATACTCTTCAGTGTCTGGCCCATGGGGCGCTCCTCGGTCTTCAGAGGCCCTAATATTCAACCCTCAACGTGATCCTCTGAAAATTCAGGAAGATTTCGAAGTAACCTTGtgtaaaattttcagatttgtTTCGCAAGTGCAAATCTTTAGACGCGTGGATGTTTCACTCCCGGAATGTGCGAATACTCTTCAGTGTCTGGCCCATGGGGCGCTCCTTGGTGTTCAGTGGTTCTAATAAGCAACCCTCAACGTGATCCTCAGAAGAATTCTCTTTAGTGTCTGGCCCATGGGGCGTTTCTCGGTATTCAGAGTCTCTAATAAACAACCCTCAACGTGATCCTCTAAAGATTCAGGAAGATTTCGAAGTAACcttgtgtaaaattttcatatttgtttCGCAAGTGCAAATCTTTAGACGTGTGAATGTTTCACTCCCGGAATGTGCGAATACTCTTCAGTGTCTGGCCCATGGGGCGCTCCTTGGTGTTCAGTGGTTCTAATAAGCAACCCTCAACGTGATCCTCAGAAGAATTCTCTTTAGTGTCTGGCCCATGGGGCGTTTCTCGGTATTCAGAGTCTCTAATAAACAACCCTCAACGTGATCCTCTGAAGATTCAGGAAGATTTCGAAGTAACcttgtgtaaaattttcatatttgtttCGCAAGTGCAAATCTTTAGACGCGCGGGTTTTTCACTCAAGGAATGTGTGAACTTCCTGTAGTGTCTTGCCCATGAGGCGCTCCTCGGCCTTTAACAGCGTTCCACCCCGTGATTGTCAAGAGATCAAGTAAAACTTTGAAGagattcttttttcaaaatttccttttttttgcgaAGTGTATCAGAATACACGAATATTTTATTCCCGGAATAGGTGAATTTTCTGAATTATCTTCCATGGAGCACTTCTACATCTTCATCGATTGCTATTTTTGAATATGATaccaatatattttctataaaatctaTCTTTCTATAACAtctaattcttaaaaattctatttaagtttttttaaaatttctatttaacAGGTGAAATGTCTGATGAATATGTATGTAATATTCAATCTTGCTTAAAAGTCTTCACAACACGGCGTAGGCTCGCAAACCACCAATACAGAATTCACCCAAACAAAGACTTATTTGTCAGAAATTTACATGAATCATTTCAATGTGAAATTTGTAACAAGAAATTTTCAAGACGTAAAATAATATTACACGTGACATtccatttaaaaagaaaacaaggaCTAAAATGTCCTTTTTATAATGAGTGTGGCAGATATActtgttttaaaagtattaatGTTTTCAGAGTCCATATTGTAAGAAATCATAAAACGTTGACAAAAACTCAAACCGAAAATCTCACAACATCTTGTCTGTTATCAGAGTCTTATGAAGTCGTTCCCAATTCCGACTTTACAGAAAATACCGCAACTACATCTCAGGAGGATGATAACTCAAACATAAGAGAGTTTTTTGATTCTTTCGTTTCGCTACAAATGCAGTTACACATACCATCAACTTCATTCAATGCAATAATTAATTCCTTCTCCACAGTATATGAGTTAGACGAACATCAAAAAATTGAGAAACTTGAGAAGACATTGATAGAACACGGTTTGAATACACACCAAATTGAACAGATATGTAAAAGCTTCAAATCTGAAAAgactttgtttaaaaaattattccatTCGGATTCAGGGTTATTACGAAGTGCATATTCTCGAAACAAGGAACTTTCAAAGAGTGACTTTCTCGTACAACCACAAGAAGTGTTTTTAGGCGCACGTGAGGATGGAAGTACTGCTACCTATATTTACATACCAATTCTAGAATTATTGTCCACTTTGTTTAAAAACACTTCCTTTCGAAGTGAATATTTTTCATCTAAAAACACGAAAGATTCCTATTATCTTGACTTAAACGATGGTGAAATATGCAGATCAAACGCTTTTTGGGATCctgctttaaaaaatattcaacttttAGTGTATCAGGATGCTTTCGAAGTATGTGCTCCTTTGAAAAGTGCAAAAACAAAACACAAGTTGGTAGGCGTCTATATGTCTGTGGGAAATGTCCACAGATCGCACCgggcaaaaattaataatttacacttggtagctctttgcaaagagtctgattttaaatattttaaatcgaacaaaatttttgaaaaactcgTACACGATATCAGAGTTTTAGAAATCGATGGAATAAATGTTGAACATGAGGAGCAAAGCTATAATATGAAGGGTTCTATATTCGCAATCTTAGGAGACAACTTGGGTAGCCATCAAGTTGGTGGATATGTAGAAAATTTTTCTACATCAATCTATTTTTGCAGATACTGCTATGTGACAAGATCTCAATTCACCTCAAATCCGCATGTAATAGCTCCATTAAGAACAAAGAACTCACATATAAAAGACTTAAATGAATTAACAacgaataaattaaataatgttagaggagttaaatttgaaacaat encodes the following:
- the LOC129805250 gene encoding uncharacterized protein LOC129805250, whose amino-acid sequence is MSDEYVCNIQSCLKVFTTRRRLANHQYRIHPNKDLFVRNLHESFQCEICNKKFSRRKIILHVTFHLKRKQGLKCPFYNECGRYTCFKSINVFRVHIVRNHKTLTKTQTENLTTSCLLSESYEVVPNSDFTENTATTSQEDDNSNIREFFDSFVSLQMQLHIPSTSFNAIINSFSTVYELDEHQKIEKLEKTLIEHGLNTHQIEQICKSFKSEKTLFKKLFHSDSGLLRSAYSRNKELSKSDFLVQPQEVFLGAREDGSTATYIYIPILELLSTLFKNTSFRSEYFSSKNTKDSYYLDLNDGEICRSNAFWDPALKNIQLLVYQDAFEVCAPLKSAKTKHKLVGVYMSVGNVHRSHRAKINNLHLVALCKESDFKYFKSNKIFEKLVHDIRVLEIDGINVEHEEQSYNMKGSIFAILGDNLGSHQVGGYVENFSTSIYFCRYCYVTRSQFTSNPHVIAPLRTKNSHIKDLNELTTNKLNNVRGVKFETIFNELKYYNINSPGMPPCIAHDLFEGIIGYDILLIFKYAVAENWVTFKNISYSIKYYFKILNMNASISITPNFSKISGRAYDIWSLIQILPFIFSPLHSKVDFSSDPYIKMIMTLKYLVDILVAPQISEAQRGELKFYVAEYIEYRHNLFSEPLKPKHHYLNHYTYLIRQFGPLTSFWTLRFESKHKYFKDCVTSARNYINVAKLCAEKHQRHQSIWLSDNMWNNTVQVLTRKNVINLLDCEEILLRNAKINSDNVFFTKSLTFQGITLKTEQYIFHSRDSFGEAYVMRIDLLVVLKTFDDFLLIGTKFKIFENHENGLIYLEDDLGKVIRKMTEIIDLSPLKPITIHGIKSQILFSKHRLPK